Proteins co-encoded in one Acidobacteriota bacterium genomic window:
- a CDS encoding helix-turn-helix domain-containing protein has protein sequence MDANRPGGNAGADELPAVLLLDDVAALLRCSTTTIKRRLRARVFPVAPLSGIDKRPRWSKAALLRWLEAGGSGEAVRGRRRGPR, from the coding sequence ATGGACGCGAATCGGCCCGGCGGTAACGCCGGCGCGGACGAGCTGCCGGCGGTGCTGCTTCTCGACGACGTGGCGGCGCTGCTGCGCTGCTCGACGACGACGATCAAGCGGCGGCTGCGGGCGCGGGTGTTCCCGGTGGCGCCGCTGTCGGGGATCGACAAGCGGCCTCGCTGGAGCAAGGCGGCGCTGCTGCGGTGGCTCGAAGCGGGCGGCTCCGGCGAGGCGGTGCGTGGCCGCCGAAGGGGGCCGCGGTGA